The nucleotide window GTGGCATAATAAATTTTCAGGCGCTTTCCCTTATCGGAAGGGGTTGGATTAATAGAAACCGCATCGCTTATCACCTGGTTTAAAACATTGGTGGCAATACGCATGGAGCGTTGCTCCGCCACATAATTGACCAGTTCCAGCACCCGGTGTACCCGCTGCTTGGTTAGAGCTGATATAAATAATACTGGGGCATATTGCATAAAAGCCAATTCATTTCTAATTTCCTGGGTATACTCCAGGGTGGTCTTGCTGTCCTTTTCCACCAAATCCCATTTATTCACCACTATAATCAAAGATTTTCCTGCCTCATGAGCGTATCCGGCAATTTTCTTATCCTGTTCTGTAACCCGGTCCACAGCATCAAGCACCATCAATACCACATCAGCTCTTTCCACCGCGCTGAGGGAGCGAACCACACTATAGCGTTCTATGCTTTCGTCTTCAATTTTGGCTTTTTTCCTCATACCGGCAGTATCGATCAACACATAGGAAACTCCGTCTTTTTCCAGAACGGTATCAATCGCGTCCCGGGTCGTTCCGGGAATATCGCTGACAATGACCCGCTCCTGCCCTAAAAGTCCATTCACCAGCGAGGATTTCCCCACATTCGGCCTGCCAATGACGGCAATTTTAATCCGGTCATCTTGTTCTTCTGCTTCCTGTTCCGGGGGAAATTCCGCCACCACAGCATCCAGCAGATCTCCCAGGTTCAATAAATTCGCCGCTGATACCGCCAAGGGCTCGCCTAATCCTAAGCCGTAAAACTCGTAAACAGCCTCTGAATCCTTAATTGAATCCACTTTGTTTACGGCCAGTATAACCGGCTTGTTGGCATGACGCAATAGAGCCGCAACTTCTTCATCAGCCGTAGTGATACCGGTCTTGCTGTCTACCACAAAGAGGATCACATCGGCTTCCTCAATGGCCAGAGCTGCCTGCCGCCGTACCGAAGCCATAATGAAATCATTGCTGTCAACTTCAATACCGCCGGTATCAATCATAGTAAATTCATGCCCCAGCCATTCGGCATCCCAATATAACCGGTCCCGGGTGACGCCGGGCAAATCGTCTACGATCGAGACTCTTTTCTTAGCAATTTTGTTAAATAAAGTGGATTTGCCGACATTGGGCCTCCCTACAATGGCCACTATGGGTTTTCTCATCGTCTTATGCACACCTGCCTAAAATCAAGATACCAATAAATAAAACTAGCGCCAGCCAGCCAGGACTCGTCTAAGGTCTTGTCCCCCATATGCCCCGCGGGCAACAACGCCCAGTGCGTCAGATATCTGTTCAACCTTCATGTTATCCAAAAAAACGCTCTCTCCTTTGCGCAGGGCCGTACCGGGGAAAATGATACCGTTACGCGGACCTGGCATTTCACGCACTGCATCAATTATATCATTCCCGGTCAATAAGCCGCTAACCGTAATTTGGGAACCAAAATACCGGTTTAATACCGGAATGACACGGATATGAAGATTTTTCTCACCCAGTCCGTTCAAAATTGATTGAAGAATGGGCGCAAAGGACATACCGCTGACAATGTCTAAATAAAAAGGCTGATCATAGGCCGGAAGAGAGATTTCTGCAGCGCATTGATACCATTCATCCAAAAAGGTTCGAATCAGGCCTACGCCATTTTCCAATTGAGGAAACCCGTCATATTCCTCTCTGACTGGCAAAGGGGTATCAGCCATCCTGTAAAATTCATCAGCCAAATAGATAAAGCTGTGGCCCAGCTGCTGCCGGCATTTTTGCTGCCAGGGAGCGACCTGCCTGATCACTTCCCGGGCAGAATCAGGCGTAAAAGATGACAAAGGGGGACATGACTGCCGATGCCGGGTCAATCCTACCGGGACAATGGCCACAGAACGAATGGACCGGTTTAACCTGTACAGATCTTCAAATGTCTTCGTGAGAACCGAGCCGTCATTGAAGTCGGGACATAAAACCACTTGAATATGGAGCTCAATGCCGCTGTCAATCAACTCCCGGATCTGGTCCATAATATTCGCAGCCCGGGGATTACCCATCATTTCAGCCCGCAAATCGCCTTTGGTGCAGTGTACCGACACATATAAAGGGGATAGATGCAATTGTTTGATACGAAGCAGATCTGCCTCAGACAAGTTAGTCAAAGTGACGAAATTACCGTATAAAAATGATAAGCGATAATCATCATCTTTCACATATAAGCTGTCTCTCATGCCGGCAGGCATTTGATCGACAAAACAAAACAAGCAGCGGTTGGCGCAGCGCTTCACCTGGTCAAATACGGCGCTTTCAAATTCAAGACCCAGGTCTGCATCATACTTTTTATGCAGACGCAATCTTTTTTGTATGCCACGGCCTTTTTCGATCACCAGTTCCAGCCGTTCTTCCGCTAAGGCAAAGCTTAAGTCAATTAAATCTTTGACAGTACGGCCGTTGACCGTTACCAGCCGGTCTCCCGGCTTAATTCCCAATCTATCGGCAATGCCATTTGGCTTTACTGCGGCGATAGTCCCTTTCTCATACAACATGTATCACCTCATGAATATAAATTCCTTTCTTCGGCATATTTTCCTGCAAACGGCGAGAAACAAGCCTGCCTTGCAGAGCTTGTTTCCGCCTAAAAAAAGTAAGGATAGATTCCACGATCTATCCGTCACTCTCTCAGCCAAACAGCTATGATTGTTGTTATTTATTCTGCTGTTCATCGGAAGATTTTTCGTTGTCCGGCTGATCGGTTTTATTACTCTTTGGCCCAAAAAAGTTGGCAAACTCAGTAGTGAAAAACTGCTTCCATTTGGACTGGGCTTCTTTCAGGCTGCCCGTGCTCAAGAATAAAAAGGCCGCAACGCCCGCCACCATCAGTCCCAATATCCAGCCAATAGACCGGCTGGCGCCTGACGCTCCCGCCTGGGCAGTCCCCAAGCCCGCTTGTGCGCCGGCCTGCTGCGGCGAAACCGGAGCGGCCTCGGCTTTGCCTACAAGGGGCGGAATCACGTCGGCAAAAAGTTTTATGCCTTTGATGGCTGATTCTTTGGTATTGGTGTGAGCCCCTACTTCCAGCAGCATAGAGCGGGGATGCAAATCCTGATTATAGTCGCCACCTTTGGCGAAAAAGATGCCTTTGACTAGGCCGGGATGCTTTTTATCGGCAGCTGCCTTAATCTTCATAGCATAGTCCTCAATCTGTTTGCCGGTAGGACCGTATTTGCCAACCACCAGCTGCACTTTGCTGATATCCTGCCCGGCTACTTTGCCCTGATAGACTTGCGGCGGCACCGCATCCCGGTGGATATCGAAGATGGCGGCCGGTTGCTGCTTGACCAGACTGAGAGCCGTACGACGGGAACGTTCATAAGCCATATTATCATGAGGGTCATGCTTGTTTTCGGAAAGAATCGGAGTAATGCCTTCTGCTTTCAAAGATTCGGCGAAGGCCGAGCCAACGGCGTAAATTCCGCCTGCTCCCTTCTTGCTCTCGGAACCGTCGGAAGGTACATAGGATTCATCGGAATGAGTGTGATAAATGGCCACTTTCGGATTCGATGCCGCAGCGTAAGCGCGAGGCAATGTTAAGAACCGATTCCAAACCCAGCGGTCTTCTTGGCTGAGATACTGAGAAAGGTTCACTTCGCCGATGAATTTCGCTCTGGCAGTATCGCCTTCCAGGCTGATGACTTCGTAGCGGCGATTGTTTTCGGTAAGGACCTGATCACCTACGTCAACAGCCCTGCCTGTTAAATAAACGACCTGATTATTTTCATCGACGATAGAGAAATACCCCCCATCCAGCCGCTCATGAGCTAATCCGGTTGCCCCGATCCATAAGACCGCAGCCACAACGGCAGCGAAAATGAGGATTTTAGCTATTGGGGCGATCCGATTCCGGCTGTTGCGCTTGCTCCGGCTCATCATGACTAGCCACCCCCTGTTCTCCGGCCACGTTTTTAGTGTCCGGGTTCAAATCCTTGCTGAATTCATAGAGACCATCAGGGAGATTATTGCCCATAACCGGACCTCCCTGCAATTTTTCCCGGGTTTCACCGACCAGTTCCGCAATCATAACCGCAACCACACCGGCGATGATTACCACGTCAAAGGCGCCCGCTCCTCCGATATTTGTGGTGCCAGGTATACCCATCCCCAAAATGGTCACCATATGGACAATATCACTTAAAATAATGCCCAAGACACCGCCAATAAAGGCGCTTCGGCGCGACCGTCCGGCAATGTAGGCGATGAGGCCTGCCGACAGTCCGTAAATCAGCTTGGGATCCATAAACATTGTCTCCGGTTCATAAGGTAAATAGCGGGACCCCAGCCATACGGCGCCTGCAACCAATATGGAAGATACAACAGCCCTTACTTTTTCCGATGTTTCATCTGCCTTAAAGATCAACCAAACGCTCAGTAAAAACGGCAGTACAGCGCCGCCTACATTGACATTCACTTCCATCGGACTTCGCATTACGGGTATATCAATAAAACTTCCTGCAATAATGCCGACGATAAACAATAATGCTTGTTTATCCGTCAGCCGCATCCGGTCCAGAATCCGGTGGGCAATACCAAAATACACTAAGATTCCCACAGCAAGCAGCAGGATCATCCCGATGGGCAGATTCATTTTCTTCACCTCAACTATGATTTTTGTAATTGATCATGGTCAATAATTGATGCTAGGTGATTATTGATGCTGTGTGCGTATCCATCTGAAATTATCTTGCCCTTTCCATTTATAAATCATGCAAAAACAAAATCAGGGCTTGCAACCTGCACGAAGCAGGCCGCAAGCCCATAACGTTTGAAAAGAATCAATTTCATTAAGCACGCTGAAAATCAATGCCGCGGGCCCGGAGCCACTCCCGGCTAAAACCCGTAACGACAAGCGGCACATGGGAAAGATGTTCAACGCGTTTGGCCCCGACTAAGAGCATTACCCGCTTTACATCATCAATCAGCTTAGTAAGCCACAGCGCGGTTTGCTCCACCTGGCCCGCCTGCAGCGCTCGCAGCACCGGCGCCGCCAATCCTACTGCCCGGCCGCCAAGAGCGAGGGCTTTAGCAATATCCAGGGGAGTCCGAACTCCGCCGGAAACGATAACATCCACCTGATCTCCTACTGCCGACAAAACCTCCATGGCCGTCAAGGCTGTGGGCAGACCCCATTCCAGCAGCTCCGGTTCCAGCTGCGCCTCATTTCTGGATGTTTCAATGGCCAGAAAATTAGTACCTCCTGCCCCGCCAACGTCAATAATCCGAACTCCGGCCAAGGCTAACGACACGGCCTGTTCCCGGGCAACGCCGCAACCGACTTCCTTTACGATAACGGGCACACCGACTTTGCTGACGATCCGTTCAATATTCTTCAGGTAACCGGTAAAATTCCGGTCGCCTTCCGACATTACTATTTCCTGGGCAACATTGAGATGAATCTGCAGGGCATTGGCTTCAATCATATCGACGGCACGCTGAGCATCCTCACAATTGGCATATGCTCCCAGGTTAGCAATCAGGCATCCTTTAGGATATACCTTTCTGACGATTTTAAAGGAATCCGCCACGGAAGGATCTTCGATGGCAGCGTATTGAGATCCCACGGCCATGGCGGAGTTGGTAAGTCTGGCGACCATGGCCAGCGCCTCATTGATGGCGGTCACATCGGTGGAGCCCCCGGTAATGGCATTCATGATAATAGGATGAGCCAGACGTAAATCGCCCAGGGAAATTTCCAGGGATATATCCTCCCAGGCCAATTCCGGCAGACAATTATGAATCAGGAAAATATCTTTGAAACCGTTTTGCGACGGGCCATCTGCCAGCTGCAAAGCATGTTTCAGATGATCCGCTTTGCGTGATTGCCGTGTCACTAGATTCATAAAGTGACTTACTTTCCTCCTTAGCCAAGATACTTCTCATCTACTTAGTCATTGTGTTTAAATAAATACCCCAACTTATCGCCGATGGTAACTCCCAGTCCTGTTTCCTCTTTGATAAACCGGCTATAATCCGCCCGTTCTTCATCCTGCTTGGCCTGGTTCAGGCTCAGAGAAATTTTTTTATTCTTTTTATCCACTCCAAGGATCTTCACTGTAACCTTTTGTCCGGCTGTCACTGCCTCCTTGGCGTCATTGATGCGATGGTCAGTCAGTTCCGAGATGTGTATGAGTCCTTCCACTCCGGCTTTCAATTCCGCAAACGCACCGAATTTGGAAGTCCGGGTGATGACGCCTGAAACCGTCATTCCTTCCCGGTACTCTTCCGCCGCAGTAAACCAGGGATCTGGCATTGTTTGTTTCAGACTGAGACCAATCCTCTTGTTCTCGCTGTCCAATTTAACAATGATAACCTGCACCGCATCGCCCGCATTAACGACCTCGGACGGCGACTTGACCCGCTGCCAGGACAGGTCGGAAATGTGAATGAGTCCTTCGATGCCGCCCAAATCCACAAAAGCGCCAAAATCTGCTAAGCGGGTAACGGTCCCATGGACCTGATCTCCCACCTTCCATTTGGCAAACAGTTCTTTTCCCAGTCGTTCTTTTTCCGCTTCCAGCAATGCCCGCCGGGATAAAACCACTTTGGATTTTTCCGGAACCACTTCAATCGCAAGGCACTGAATCGTTTGGCCCGCATACTCCGACAGATTCTCCGTATACTTCAAATCAACCTGAGAAGCCGGCATAAAACCCCGAATGCCAAGAACCGCAACCGACAACCCTCCTTTGATCGCTCCTAACACCTTCGCTTCCAGAGTCCGGTTCTCGCGCAGTGCTTCCTCCAGTTTAGTCCAGGCAACCTGTTTATCAGCCTGGACCTTGGATAGTTTCACACTTCCTTCGGCACTGTTGGCATCCAGCACAACGACATCAATAACCTGTCCTTTTTCTACTGCGTCCGAAGCTTTTGCCGGCGCCGGAAAGGCCAATTCCGACAAGGCGATAATTCCTTCCGCCTTATAACCCACGTCGACAAACACCTCATCCTGGCGCACGTCAACCACTGTTCCCTGAATCAGCATCCCTGGCTCCAGGCGCTTGAGCCTGTCATCCTGTTCCATTTGCTGCATCGTTGTATAAACCTCCTCTATAATCCATTGTGGCGTGGAGGCTCCGGCAGTAATACCCACTTGCCGAGCGCCTTCAAACCAATGTTGCTTTAGCTCACTGGCCGTCTCTATATGATAGGTTTTAACCCCTGTTTGGCGGCAGAGATCCGCCAGATGAGTGGTATTAGCGCTGTTTTTACCGCCGACCACCACCATGACATCCACCTGACCGGCCAGTTTTCTCGCTGTCTGCTGCCGCATGTCGGTAGCGGTGCAAATCGTCCGGTCAATCTGTATCTCCTGGCATTTGGTTTGTAAAACGGCCAGGATGCAGTCAAAAAGTTCAATGGAAAAGGTGGTTTGAGCCACCACTCCCAGTTTAGGGAATACAGGAAGTTCTGCCGCTTGTTCTTCGCTGCCGATCACAATCGGATCAGAACCCGCCCAAGCGAT belongs to Acetonema longum DSM 6540 and includes:
- the der gene encoding ribosome biogenesis GTPase Der translates to MRKPIVAIVGRPNVGKSTLFNKIAKKRVSIVDDLPGVTRDRLYWDAEWLGHEFTMIDTGGIEVDSNDFIMASVRRQAALAIEEADVILFVVDSKTGITTADEEVAALLRHANKPVILAVNKVDSIKDSEAVYEFYGLGLGEPLAVSAANLLNLGDLLDAVVAEFPPEQEAEEQDDRIKIAVIGRPNVGKSSLVNGLLGQERVIVSDIPGTTRDAIDTVLEKDGVSYVLIDTAGMRKKAKIEDESIERYSVVRSLSAVERADVVLMVLDAVDRVTEQDKKIAGYAHEAGKSLIIVVNKWDLVEKDSKTTLEYTQEIRNELAFMQYAPVLFISALTKQRVHRVLELVNYVAEQRSMRIATNVLNQVISDAVSINPTPSDKGKRLKIYYATQSGVNPPTIVFFVNDPEVMHFSYLRFLENKLRESFGFEGSPLRLVVRGKKDKEE
- a CDS encoding DUF512 domain-containing protein; this encodes MLYEKGTIAAVKPNGIADRLGIKPGDRLVTVNGRTVKDLIDLSFALAEERLELVIEKGRGIQKRLRLHKKYDADLGLEFESAVFDQVKRCANRCLFCFVDQMPAGMRDSLYVKDDDYRLSFLYGNFVTLTNLSEADLLRIKQLHLSPLYVSVHCTKGDLRAEMMGNPRAANIMDQIRELIDSGIELHIQVVLCPDFNDGSVLTKTFEDLYRLNRSIRSVAIVPVGLTRHRQSCPPLSSFTPDSAREVIRQVAPWQQKCRQQLGHSFIYLADEFYRMADTPLPVREEYDGFPQLENGVGLIRTFLDEWYQCAAEISLPAYDQPFYLDIVSGMSFAPILQSILNGLGEKNLHIRVIPVLNRYFGSQITVSGLLTGNDIIDAVREMPGPRNGIIFPGTALRKGESVFLDNMKVEQISDALGVVARGAYGGQDLRRVLAGWR
- the spoIIP gene encoding stage II sporulation protein P; translation: MMSRSKRNSRNRIAPIAKILIFAAVVAAVLWIGATGLAHERLDGGYFSIVDENNQVVYLTGRAVDVGDQVLTENNRRYEVISLEGDTARAKFIGEVNLSQYLSQEDRWVWNRFLTLPRAYAAASNPKVAIYHTHSDESYVPSDGSESKKGAGGIYAVGSAFAESLKAEGITPILSENKHDPHDNMAYERSRRTALSLVKQQPAAIFDIHRDAVPPQVYQGKVAGQDISKVQLVVGKYGPTGKQIEDYAMKIKAAADKKHPGLVKGIFFAKGGDYNQDLHPRSMLLEVGAHTNTKESAIKGIKLFADVIPPLVGKAEAAPVSPQQAGAQAGLGTAQAGASGASRSIGWILGLMVAGVAAFLFLSTGSLKEAQSKWKQFFTTEFANFFGPKSNKTDQPDNEKSSDEQQNK
- a CDS encoding DUF1614 domain-containing protein — protein: MNLPIGMILLLAVGILVYFGIAHRILDRMRLTDKQALLFIVGIIAGSFIDIPVMRSPMEVNVNVGGAVLPFLLSVWLIFKADETSEKVRAVVSSILVAGAVWLGSRYLPYEPETMFMDPKLIYGLSAGLIAYIAGRSRRSAFIGGVLGIILSDIVHMVTILGMGIPGTTNIGGAGAFDVVIIAGVVAVMIAELVGETREKLQGGPVMGNNLPDGLYEFSKDLNPDTKNVAGEQGVASHDEPEQAQQPESDRPNS
- the fni gene encoding type 2 isopentenyl-diphosphate Delta-isomerase — encoded protein: MNLVTRQSRKADHLKHALQLADGPSQNGFKDIFLIHNCLPELAWEDISLEISLGDLRLAHPIIMNAITGGSTDVTAINEALAMVARLTNSAMAVGSQYAAIEDPSVADSFKIVRKVYPKGCLIANLGAYANCEDAQRAVDMIEANALQIHLNVAQEIVMSEGDRNFTGYLKNIERIVSKVGVPVIVKEVGCGVAREQAVSLALAGVRIIDVGGAGGTNFLAIETSRNEAQLEPELLEWGLPTALTAMEVLSAVGDQVDVIVSGGVRTPLDIAKALALGGRAVGLAAPVLRALQAGQVEQTALWLTKLIDDVKRVMLLVGAKRVEHLSHVPLVVTGFSREWLRARGIDFQRA
- a CDS encoding bifunctional 4-hydroxy-3-methylbut-2-enyl diphosphate reductase/30S ribosomal protein S1; the protein is MKIQLAEHMGFCFGVKRAIDLAQENANDHTGKIYTLGPLIHNPQVVSRLSRQGIAVAENIDAINQGTVIIRSHGVGPEVYRRAEAKGLTIVDATCPHVKKAQQAAARLAASGYQVIILGDADHPEVKSIIAWAGSDPIVIGSEEQAAELPVFPKLGVVAQTTFSIELFDCILAVLQTKCQEIQIDRTICTATDMRQQTARKLAGQVDVMVVVGGKNSANTTHLADLCRQTGVKTYHIETASELKQHWFEGARQVGITAGASTPQWIIEEVYTTMQQMEQDDRLKRLEPGMLIQGTVVDVRQDEVFVDVGYKAEGIIALSELAFPAPAKASDAVEKGQVIDVVVLDANSAEGSVKLSKVQADKQVAWTKLEEALRENRTLEAKVLGAIKGGLSVAVLGIRGFMPASQVDLKYTENLSEYAGQTIQCLAIEVVPEKSKVVLSRRALLEAEKERLGKELFAKWKVGDQVHGTVTRLADFGAFVDLGGIEGLIHISDLSWQRVKSPSEVVNAGDAVQVIIVKLDSENKRIGLSLKQTMPDPWFTAAEEYREGMTVSGVITRTSKFGAFAELKAGVEGLIHISELTDHRINDAKEAVTAGQKVTVKILGVDKKNKKISLSLNQAKQDEERADYSRFIKEETGLGVTIGDKLGYLFKHND